A region of Lycium barbarum isolate Lr01 chromosome 1, ASM1917538v2, whole genome shotgun sequence DNA encodes the following proteins:
- the LOC132614220 gene encoding putative receptor-like protein kinase At3g47110, which yields MKYTVVVSLLTFSLLPYDFCSRANETDKMLLLEIKNMIIDDPLRIMDSWNETKHFCDWPGVSCGLRHRRVTVLDLSSLKLSGFLSPSISTLSFLRVLKLKNNSFPGEIPSELLYLARMVGKILDELCQLPSLKYLVVKENNLSGSLPPCLFNQLSMVAIDVGTNHIEGNLPSLLGITLPNLSKRTGPWKAVEHMEILVDFNHLGKGEDDDLSFVNTFVNYTCLELLELNTNNFGGALPPSVGYLSYELIEFSLTNNHISGEIPRGISNLKKLAAFFVAYNRFHGEILSENGDMTYLQELALLGNQFSSQIPISFGNLASLTRISFRENNLKGRIPSSLSKCHNLELLQGTCVKLEALELNSNNFQGSIPSTMRNLQGLELLVLSHNNLLGGIPGFLKDFKFLQILNLSSNNPEASLVMLLLSPSLEIKSSVGVYRVGPSGLQCRN from the exons ATGAAGTATACTGTTGTGGTATCTTTACTGACCTTTTCTTTGCTACCCTATGATTTTTGCTCAAGGGCCAATGAAACAGACAAAATGTTGCTGCTCGAAATCAAGAATATGATCATTGATGATCCTTTGAGGATCATGGACTCCTGGAATGAAACCAAACATTTCTGTGACTGGCCTGGTGTCTCATGTGGTCTCCGTCACCGAAGAGTCACCGTTTTAGATCTTAGTTCTCTGAAGCTGAGTGGTTTTTTGTCACCAAGCATTAGCACTCTGAGCTTTCTTCGTGTCCTTAAGCTAAAAAATAATAGCTTTCCTGGTGAAATCCCATCAGAGCTTCTCTACTTAG CAAGAATGGTAGGGAAAATACTTGATGAATTATGCCAATTGCCAAGCTTAAAGTACTTAGTTGTGAAGGAGAACAATTTGAGTGGAAGCCTGCCTCCTTGTCTTTTCAATCAATTGTCTATGGTTGCCATTGATGTTGGAACAAATCATATAGAAGGGAATTTGCCTTCATTGCTTGGTATTACTCTTCCTAATTTGTC GAAAAGAACTGGCCCTTGGAAAGCTGTTGAACATATGGAGATTTTAGTTGATTTCAATCATCTCGGGAAAGGGGAGGATGATGATCTTAGCTTTGTCAACACATTTGTGAATTACACCTGCTTGGAGCTTTTGGAGCTCAATACAAATAATTTTGGTGGAGCATTACCTCCATCTGTTGGTTATCTTTCATATGAGCTTATAGAGTTTTCACTAACTAACAATCATATTTCTGGAGAAATCCCAAGAGGGATATCTAATCTCAAGAAGCTAGCGGCTTTCTTTGTGGCTTACAATAGATTTCATGGTGAAATTCTTTCTGAAAACGGTGATATGACATATTTACAGGAGTTGGCATTACTAGGAAATCAGTTCTCTAGCCAAATACCAATCTCATTTGGAAATTTAGCTTCTTTAACCAGAATCAGTTTCAGAGAAAATAATCTCAAGGGGAGAATTCCTTCTAGTTTAAGCAAATGCCACAATTTGGAACT GTTGCAGGGTACTTGTGTGAAACTTGAAGCACTAGAATTGAACAGCAACAACTTTCAGGGTAGTATTCCTTCAACCATGAGGAATTTGCAAGGCCTGGAACTTTTAGTCCTTTCTCACAACAATCTGTTAGGTGGAATCCCAGGATTCTTGAAGGACTTCAAGTTTCTGCAGATTTTAAATCTGTCTAGCAATAATCCGGAGGCATCTTTAGTAATGTTACTGCTGTCTCCatctttggaaataaaaagctCTGTGGGGGTATACAGAGTTGGACCTTCCGGCTTGCAATgcagaaattaa
- the LOC132614212 gene encoding uncharacterized protein LOC132614212 gives MAPFEAFYERRCRSLIWWFDASKVRPWGIDLLRESFDKVKVVQEKLLAAQSRQKKYADLKVRDLEFTFGEQDSVLLDENQPIAILDKEVRKLRSKKIASAKVQWKKRPVEEAT, from the exons atggccccGTTCGAGGCTTTTTATGAGAGGAGATGCAGGTCTCTTATCTGGTGGTTTGATGCATCTAAAGTAAGGCCATGGGGCATAGATCTTTTGAGGGAGTCATTCGATAAAGTCAAAGTGGTTCAAGAAAAGCTCTTGGCtgctcagagtaggcagaagaAGTACGCAGATctaaaggtccgagatcttgagttcacGTTTGGAGAACAG GATTCTGTCTTGTTGGATGAGAATCAACCTATTGCTATTCTGGATAAAGaggttcgtaagttgaggtcGAAGAAAATCGCGTCAGcgaaggttcagtggaagaaacgtcctgttgaggaagctacatga